A stretch of Blautia liquoris DNA encodes these proteins:
- a CDS encoding NADPH-dependent FMN reductase, producing MARKIGFIVGSLRKDSYNKKIAKKFATLLPDGFEAVFLEIGELPLYNEDLDVEGKIPDAWTKFREAAKTMDGVFFFTPEYNRSLPAAIKNALDVGSRPYGESVWAKKPGLVVSASVGPIAGFGANHHLRQSLVFLDVLVLQQPEAYIGSVQNTLNEQGEFLEDTVEFFQKIVDEYIIFFNKLTD from the coding sequence ATGGCAAGGAAAATTGGATTTATTGTTGGGAGTTTAAGAAAAGACTCATACAACAAAAAAATAGCAAAAAAATTTGCAACTTTATTGCCAGATGGATTTGAGGCAGTATTTCTTGAAATTGGGGAATTGCCTCTTTACAATGAAGATTTAGATGTAGAAGGGAAAATTCCGGATGCATGGACTAAGTTTAGAGAAGCAGCGAAAACAATGGATGGAGTATTCTTTTTTACCCCTGAATACAATCGTTCTCTCCCTGCAGCTATAAAAAATGCGCTAGACGTAGGATCTCGCCCGTATGGCGAAAGTGTATGGGCTAAGAAACCAGGCTTGGTGGTTAGCGCTTCTGTAGGGCCAATTGCAGGATTTGGAGCGAACCATCATTTACGCCAGTCATTAGTATTTTTAGATGTATTGGTATTGCAACAACCCGAAGCTTATATTGGCAGTGTCCAAAATACTCTTAACGAACAAGGGGAATTTTTAGAAGATACAGTTGAGTTTTTCCAAAAAATCGTTGATGAGTATATTATTTTCTTTAATAAACTAACAGATTAG
- a CDS encoding TetR/AcrR family transcriptional regulator: MADLRFERTEQMLQQSFLKLLETTPFHDISIAKLAKKSLIDRTTFYAHYENIYELAEKLIDQYLEHFADAFEQNIKKREQEKKFDSYSFFDEELTAYLIGNRKKIMLVRALNLGMNSFDAKLRSLFKREYAKTLNVSENAFTIYLVVNLAMSNIDFILEKQRVPSKKELKKGLIKIEEFLS, translated from the coding sequence ATGGCGGATTTACGATTTGAAAGAACCGAGCAAATGCTTCAACAAAGTTTTTTGAAGTTACTTGAGACAACACCCTTTCATGATATTTCTATTGCAAAGCTTGCAAAAAAGAGTTTGATTGACCGAACGACATTTTACGCTCATTACGAAAATATTTACGAATTGGCAGAAAAACTCATCGATCAGTATCTGGAGCATTTTGCAGATGCTTTTGAACAGAATATAAAAAAAAGAGAACAAGAGAAGAAATTCGACAGTTATTCTTTCTTTGATGAGGAATTGACTGCTTATTTGATTGGAAATCGAAAAAAAATCATGCTTGTCCGTGCCCTTAATTTGGGTATGAATAGTTTCGATGCGAAACTGCGCAGTCTGTTTAAGCGCGAATATGCGAAAACATTAAATGTTTCTGAAAATGCTTTCACTATTTATTTGGTTGTCAATTTGGCGATGAGCAATATTGATTTTATTTTAGAGAAGCAGCGAGTTCCATCAAAGAAAGAGCTGAAGAAGGGACTGATTAAAATCGAAGAATTTTTGTCTTGA